The sequence CGGAGCACGTGGCGCCCTGAAGTCCGCCCGTCGGCCGGGCGTCCCGGACAGCCGACCGGTCGGCGGATCTCTCCTCAACGCTCCTTGGCGCGCTGCTCGTTGACGTGCCGCAAGTAGTTGTAGACGGTGAAGCGCGAGACGCCGAGGGCGGCGGCGACGGTCTCGACGCCGTGCCGCACCGTGAACGCGCCGCGCGCCTCCAACTGCCGCACGAGGTCCTGCTTGGTCCGGCGGTCGAGCGCGGCGAGGGGGCCGTGGACCCGTTCGAGCCCTTCGACGATCCGGTCCAGGCTGTCGTCCCCGAGGCCGGGCAGCCGCACCGCGACGACCTCCTCGCCCTCCCAGCGCAGCACGACGTCCTCGGGCGCGGCGGCGGCCGGGGCGAGCAGTTCCCCGCCCATCGCGTCGACGAGCGGACGGACGGCTTCGAGAAGCGGGTGCGGCACGGGTTTCTCGGCGGAGGGCACTGGCCCCTCGTGGCGCGGTACGGGCCTCTCGTGGCGCGGTACGGGCCCCTCGGCGGGCGGCACCGACCCCTCGTGGCGCGGTACGGGCCTGGGCGCGCTCACCGCTCGTCCTCCGCGATCACGCTGACCTGGAGCGAGACGCGGTCGGCGCCCGCGTCGATGGTCGTGCGGAGCAGTTCGGTGACGGTCGCGACGACGTCCTCGGCGCTGCCCTCGGCCGTGTTGCCGAAGGGCCCGACGTCGATGCCTTCGAGCGGCGCGGCGCGCAGCACCTCGCGGGCGACGAGCGCGTGCCGGGGCGCCTGTTCGAGGTCGAAGGGCTCGGTGGTGAACTCGACCCGCAACCGCATGAGACGCCTCTCGCCGTGGCCGCGCGTCCCCGCTCGGGGCCGCCGCAGCGACCCTAGCCGACGGGCCCGGAGCGGGGCGCGGCACGGGGAGCGGCCGGGCGGGGGCCCCGCCGGGGCACGCGCGGGAGCCGCACGCGGGTCCGCCCTGTCACCCCAACTCCCGGCGGGGCGGCGGTGAACGGGAGGATGATGGGGGCACGCCCCGTACGCAGCGGGGCGCCCCTCGTACGCCCGCGCGTTGCCGTGCGCGCGGCCTGTCCGTCAAGGTCCTGGAGCACGTCATGGCCTCCGTCGCCGTCACCTGCCCGGTCTGCCGCCGCGTCGGCAGCCACCTCCCGCCCGAGCTGCCCTGCGCCTGCGGGGTGCCGGTGGTCCTGCCGCTCGTGGACGGCGGCATGGGCGAGCCGGTGGAGCGGCGCGACTGGGCCGAGGAGTGGCTCGCGGTGCGGTGCGTGGCCTGCGCGCGGACGACCCGGTGGCCACGGCCCGAGTACGGCTGCCCGTGCGGGACGCTGCTCCGGCTCGCGGTCGACGGGGGCGGCGCCCCCGGGACCGTACCGCTCGCGCGGCAGCCGGGCACGCTCGTGCCGATCCGCTCGGCGCGGGACGCCGTGACGGCGGCGGCGCTGCACCTCGGGCGGCTCGGCCACGGCGAGATACACCGGGCCGCGCAACCGGCCCCGGCGGGCGTCGCGCTCGCCGCGCGCGGGCTGCTCGCCCACGTCGAGCCGAGCCGTCGGCGCCTGACGGTGCGGGACGTGGAGTGCCTGTGGCTCGCGGCGCTCGCCGCCGGTGCCGACCCGGTGGGTTTCACCCGGGGCGGCCCCGAGCCCGAGGCGGCCGAGAGCGCGGCCCGGCTCGGGGTGCCGCTCTTCGCGCTGGAGGCGACGGGCCTCGTCCGGCCGCTGAACGAGGCGGCGGAGCGGCTGGGGCACGCGTAGGCGGTACGGCGCCTCCGTGCGCGACGGCTTCACGCGGGGCGCCGTACCGCGCCGCTCAGGCGTCCCCGTCCCCGTACGTCTCGCGCAGTTCGATCTTCCGTACCTTCCCCGAGACCGTCATCGGGAAGGTGCCGAGGACTTCGACGCGGCTGGGGATCTTGTAGGAGGCGAGGCGGTCGCGGCAGAAGGCGCGGATCTCGTCGAGCGTGGGCGCGTCGGCGGGGTCGCGCGGGATGACGCAGGCGAGGACGGACTCGCCGTAGCGCGCGTCGGGGACGCCGACGACCTGCACGTCGGAGATCTTCGGGTGGGTGTAGAGGAACTCCTCGATCTCGCGCGGGTAGATGTTCTCGCCGCCCCGGATGATCATGTCCTTGATGCGGCCCGCGATCTCGACGTAGCCGTCCTCGCGCATGAGGGCGAGGTCCCCGGTGTGCATCCAGCGCCCGGGGTCGACGACCTCGGCGGTGCGCTCGGGGTCCTCCCAGTAGCCGAGCATGACGGAGTAGCCGCGCGTGCACAGTTCGCCCTGCGTGCCGCGCGGCACGGTGACGCCGCTGACGGGGTCGACGACCTTGACCTCCAGGTGCGGCAGGACGCGGCCCACGGTGCCGGTGCGGTGTTCGAGGTCGTCGTCGGCGCGGGTCTGGCAGGAGACGGGCGAGGTCTCGGTCATGCCGTAGCAGATGGAGACCTCGGCCATGTGCATCTCGGCGACGACGCGTTTCATGACCTCGACGGGGCAGGGCGAACCCGCCATGATCCCCGTGCGCAGCGAGGTGAGGTCGAAGGAGCCGAAGTCGGGGAGGTTCAGCTCCGCGATGAACATCGTCGGCACCCCGTACAACGCGGTGCAGCGCTCCTTCTCGACGGCTTCGAGCGTCGCGCGCGCCTCGAAGGACGGCGCGGGGATGACGATGCAGGCGCCGTGCGAGGTGGCGCCGAGGTTGCCCATGACCATGCCGAAGCAGTGGAAGAAGGGAACGGGCAGGCACACGCGGTCACGTGGCGTGTAGCCGATCGTCTCGCCCACCCAGAAGCCGTTGTTGAGGAGGTTGTGGTGGGAGAGGGTGGCGCCCTTGGGGAAGCCCGTGGTGCCGGAGGTGTACTGGAGGTTGACGGGGTCGTCGCAGGACAACTCCGCCTCGCGCGCGTGCAGTCGTGCGAGCGGGATGTCCGCGCCCGCGTCGACGAGGGCGTCCCAGCTCGGGTCGCCGATGTAGACGGTCTCGCGCAGTTCGGGGCACTCGGGGCGCACCTCGTCGACGAAGGCGCGGTAGTCGGTGTCGCGGTGGCGCAGCGAGGCGACGAGGAGCTGGGTGCCGGACTGCCGCAGCACGTAGCCGAGTTCGTGGGCGCGGTAGGCGGGGTTGATGTTGACGAGGACGGCGCCGACGCGGGCGGTCGCGTACTGGAGCATGACCCACTCGGCGCTGTTGACGGCCCAGATGCCGACCCGGTCGCCCTTGAGGACGCCGCGCGCGAGGAGGCCGCGCGCGAGGCGTTCGACGGCCTCGCCGAAGGTGGAGTACGTCCAGCGACGGCCGCTCGGGACGTCGACGAGGGCTTCGCGGCCGGGGTGGGCGGCGATGATCCGCGCGAGGTTCTCGCCGATCGTCTCGCCGATGAGGGGCGTCGTCGAGGTGCCGTGCGCGTACGAGGGCGCGGTCAGGGGGCCTGTGGTGGTCATCGGTGGTCCTCCTCGCGGTACTCGGCCTCGGAGCCGCTCGCGGTCGCCTCGCGGAGTTCGACGCGGCGGATCTTGCCGGAGATGGTCTTGGGCAGCGGGCCGAACTCCAGTCTGCGCAGGCGTTTGTACGGGGCGAGGACGGCGCGCGAGTGGGCGAAGAGGAGCTTCGCGGTCGCGGCGTCCGGGGCGTACCCCTCGGCGAGGACGATGTACGCCTTGGGGACGTTGAGCCGTACGGGATCGGGCGCGGGCACGACGGCCGCCTCGGCGACGGCGGGGTGTTCGAGCAGCGCGCTCTCCAGCTCGAAGGGGCTGATCTTGTAGTCGCTCGCCTTGAAGACGTCGTCGGCGCGGCCCACGTAGGTGAGGTAGCCGTCCTCGTCCCTGGCGCCGATGTCGCCCGTCCGGTAGTACCCGCCGGCCGTCGCCGCGGAGGTGCGTTCCTGGTCGCCGTGGTAGCCGCGCATGAGGCCGACGGGGCGGGCCGAGAGGTCGAGGCTGATCTCGCCCTCGGTGGCGCCCGGTGCGCCGGTCACGGGGTCGAGGAGTTCGATCGTGAAGCCGGGGCTGGGGCGGCCCATGGAGCCGGGCTTGAGGGGCTGGCCCGGGGAGTTGGCGACGGCGACGGAGGTCTCGGTCTGGCCGAAGCCGTCGCGGATCGTGACGCCCCAGGAGCGGCGCACGTGCTCGATGACCTCGGGGTTGAGGGGTTCCCCGGCGGCGACGACGGAGCGCGGCGGGGTCTTGAGGCCGCTCAGGTCGGCCTGGATGAGCATGCGCCACACGGTGGGCGGGGCGCAGAAGCTCGTGACGCCCGCGCGGTCCATCTCGGCCATGAGGCGGCCCGCGTCGAAGCGCGTGTAGTTGAAGATGAAGACGGTCGCCTCGGCGTTCCACGGTGCGAAGAAGTTCGACCAGGCGTGCTTCGCCCAGCCGGGCGACGAGATGTTGAGGTGGACGTCCCCCGGGCGCAGCCCGATCCAGTACATCGTCGAGAGGTGGCCCACCGGGTAGGAGAGGTGGGTGTGCTCGACGAGTTTGGGGCGGGCGGTGGTACCGGAGGTGAAGTAGAGCATGAGGGTCTCGTCGGAGCGGGTGGGGCCCTCGGGGACGAACGCGGCGCTCGCGGCGGCGGCCTCGGCGTAGTCGTGCCAGCCGGGGACGGGCGCGCCGACGGCGACGCGGGTCCAGTCGCCGGGGACCTGCGCGAACTTCTCCAGGTCGGTGGAGCGGGCGACGACGTGGCGCACCTCGCCGCGCTCGACGCGGTCGCGCAGGTCGAGGGGGCCGAGGAGCGTGGTCGCCGGGATGACGACGGCGCGCAGCTTCATCGCGGCGAGCATGAGTTCCCACAACTCGGCCTGGTTGCCGAGCATGAGGAGGACGCGGTCGCCCGGGGCGACGCCGAGGCCGCGCAGCCAGTTCGCGGCGCGCGCGGAGCGCAGGGACAGTTCGGCGAAGGACAGTTCCAGGCGCGAGCCGTCCTCCTCGACGATGTGGAGCGCGGTGCGCTCGTTGCCCTCGGCGATCCGGTCGAACCAGTCGAGCGCCCAGTTGAACAGCTCGGGGCGGGGCCACGCGAAGCCGGCGTGGGCCGCCGCGTAGTCCTCGCCGTGGCGGAGGAGGAAGTCGCGGGCGGCGCGGAAGGCGGCGGTCGCGGCGGGTTCGCCGTCTCCGGGGGCCGGTTCACCGGGCGGGGCGGCGGGGGGCGTTGCCGACATGTGTCCTCCAGGTTGCGAAACCACTCGTACTCATCGTGAGATGCGTGACACAGGTCTCACTACCCCCGTTCGGGGGTGGGGGGCGCGGATGGCACGCTGAGCGGCACCTGCGGGACGGAGGACGGTCATGGCGGGGCACACGGGAGTACGCGGCGCGGGGCGGGACGCGGAGTGGGCGGCGGACGCGGCGGAGATCCGGGCGGCGCTCCTGCGGCTGCGGCGCGCCACCGGGCTGCCGGTCGCCTTCGGCGGGCCGCTCGTCGGCGCGGGGGCCACGCGGGTGCGGATCGGCGAGCTGAGCGGTACGGCGACGGCGGCGCTCGACGGCCTCGCGGTCTCGGCGGGCAACGGCCTGGGCGGCAAGGCGATCACGCTGACGCGCCCCTGCACGGTCACCGACTACCGCGTGGCGCGTTCCATCAGCCACGAGTACGACACGCCGGTGGCGGCGGAGGGCCTGCGCTCGGTCCTCGCGGTGCCCGTCGTGGTGCGGCGGCGGGTACGGGCGGTGCTGTACGGGGCCCTGCGCGCGCCGCAGCCGCTCGGGGACCGCACGCTGCGCGCGGCGGTCGAGGCGGCGCGCGACGTGGAGCAGACGCTGGTGGTCAGGGACGAGGCGCGGGCCCTCGCGGCGGCGGGCGGCGAGGCGGCGCGCGCGGGGTCCTGGCAGGAGGTACGGGACACGGGCGCCCACCTGCGCGGCCTCGCCGACCGCCTCACGGACCCGGCGCTGCGGGCCGAACTCCTCGGCGTGTGCGCGCGCCTCGCGGCGGCGGACGCCGGGCCGCCCCGCGACACGCAGGCGCCGCCGCTGACCCCGCGCGAGGTGGAGGTCCTGGTGATCGTCGCCGAGGGCGCGACCAACGCGGCGGTCGCGAGCAGGCTCGGGCTGCGCCCGGAGACGGTGAAGGCGTACCTGCGGGCGGCGATGCGGAAGCTGGGCGCGCGCACGCGCGGCGAGGCGGTCGCGGTGGCGCGGCGAGCGGGGGTCGTGGCGTGAGGGGGACGCGGGCGGGGGCGCGGGTCTCCGGGGCGAGCGCGTCGGCAGGCGTCGTCGCGAACGCCCCGGCGGGCGGCGGCGGGCGGCCCGGACCGGGGC comes from Streptomyces sp. Tu6071 and encodes:
- a CDS encoding helix-turn-helix domain-containing protein, whose translation is MGGELLAPAAAAPEDVVLRWEGEEVVAVRLPGLGDDSLDRIVEGLERVHGPLAALDRRTKQDLVRQLEARGAFTVRHGVETVAAALGVSRFTVYNYLRHVNEQRAKER
- a CDS encoding AMP-binding protein; this encodes MTTTGPLTAPSYAHGTSTTPLIGETIGENLARIIAAHPGREALVDVPSGRRWTYSTFGEAVERLARGLLARGVLKGDRVGIWAVNSAEWVMLQYATARVGAVLVNINPAYRAHELGYVLRQSGTQLLVASLRHRDTDYRAFVDEVRPECPELRETVYIGDPSWDALVDAGADIPLARLHAREAELSCDDPVNLQYTSGTTGFPKGATLSHHNLLNNGFWVGETIGYTPRDRVCLPVPFFHCFGMVMGNLGATSHGACIVIPAPSFEARATLEAVEKERCTALYGVPTMFIAELNLPDFGSFDLTSLRTGIMAGSPCPVEVMKRVVAEMHMAEVSICYGMTETSPVSCQTRADDDLEHRTGTVGRVLPHLEVKVVDPVSGVTVPRGTQGELCTRGYSVMLGYWEDPERTAEVVDPGRWMHTGDLALMREDGYVEIAGRIKDMIIRGGENIYPREIEEFLYTHPKISDVQVVGVPDARYGESVLACVIPRDPADAPTLDEIRAFCRDRLASYKIPSRVEVLGTFPMTVSGKVRKIELRETYGDGDA
- a CDS encoding AMP-binding protein; the encoded protein is MSATPPAAPPGEPAPGDGEPAATAAFRAARDFLLRHGEDYAAAHAGFAWPRPELFNWALDWFDRIAEGNERTALHIVEEDGSRLELSFAELSLRSARAANWLRGLGVAPGDRVLLMLGNQAELWELMLAAMKLRAVVIPATTLLGPLDLRDRVERGEVRHVVARSTDLEKFAQVPGDWTRVAVGAPVPGWHDYAEAAAASAAFVPEGPTRSDETLMLYFTSGTTARPKLVEHTHLSYPVGHLSTMYWIGLRPGDVHLNISSPGWAKHAWSNFFAPWNAEATVFIFNYTRFDAGRLMAEMDRAGVTSFCAPPTVWRMLIQADLSGLKTPPRSVVAAGEPLNPEVIEHVRRSWGVTIRDGFGQTETSVAVANSPGQPLKPGSMGRPSPGFTIELLDPVTGAPGATEGEISLDLSARPVGLMRGYHGDQERTSAATAGGYYRTGDIGARDEDGYLTYVGRADDVFKASDYKISPFELESALLEHPAVAEAAVVPAPDPVRLNVPKAYIVLAEGYAPDAATAKLLFAHSRAVLAPYKRLRRLEFGPLPKTISGKIRRVELREATASGSEAEYREEDHR
- a CDS encoding helix-turn-helix transcriptional regulator, which codes for MAGHTGVRGAGRDAEWAADAAEIRAALLRLRRATGLPVAFGGPLVGAGATRVRIGELSGTATAALDGLAVSAGNGLGGKAITLTRPCTVTDYRVARSISHEYDTPVAAEGLRSVLAVPVVVRRRVRAVLYGALRAPQPLGDRTLRAAVEAARDVEQTLVVRDEARALAAAGGEAARAGSWQEVRDTGAHLRGLADRLTDPALRAELLGVCARLAAADAGPPRDTQAPPLTPREVEVLVIVAEGATNAAVASRLGLRPETVKAYLRAAMRKLGARTRGEAVAVARRAGVVA